Proteins encoded together in one Desulfosporosinus meridiei DSM 13257 window:
- a CDS encoding SufB/SufD family protein → MLNALDKLMLEKVADLHEIPQGAFNIRKNGAGVQRNTTANIDIVTKEDKSGIDVIIKPYTKGESVHIPVIVTEENINDVVYNTFEVGEYSDVLIVAGCGIHNSGHHKSQHDGIHTFFVRKGAKLKYVEKHYGQGDGNGERVLNPKTIIEVEEGAVVELELIQIKGIDQTKRDTEIRLMDNAKLVVTERLLTYQDQEAESNITVELLGVDSSAQIISRSVAQDDSKQTFYFDLIGRNKGRGHIQCDAIIMHNAQVLSTPRISAHHSEAQLVHEAAIGRIESEQLIKLMSLGFSEQEAEDTILNGFLK, encoded by the coding sequence ATGCTGAATGCGTTGGATAAGCTAATGCTGGAGAAAGTGGCCGATCTCCATGAGATTCCTCAAGGTGCTTTTAACATCCGGAAAAATGGGGCTGGAGTTCAGCGAAATACAACGGCCAATATTGATATTGTCACAAAAGAGGACAAGTCTGGAATTGACGTAATCATAAAACCCTACACAAAGGGAGAAAGCGTTCATATTCCGGTTATCGTAACGGAAGAAAACATAAACGATGTTGTCTACAATACCTTTGAAGTTGGTGAATACTCAGACGTCTTGATAGTGGCTGGATGTGGAATACATAATTCAGGACACCATAAATCTCAACACGATGGGATTCATACCTTTTTTGTTCGAAAAGGGGCTAAACTAAAATATGTAGAGAAACATTATGGACAGGGTGACGGCAACGGAGAACGTGTTTTAAATCCTAAGACAATTATTGAGGTTGAAGAGGGTGCAGTTGTCGAACTTGAGTTAATTCAAATAAAAGGGATTGACCAAACAAAAAGAGATACCGAAATCCGCCTAATGGATAATGCTAAGCTTGTCGTTACTGAACGACTTCTAACCTACCAAGATCAGGAGGCTGAATCAAACATTACGGTCGAATTATTAGGGGTAGATTCATCTGCTCAAATAATATCTCGTTCTGTAGCACAAGATGATTCCAAGCAAACATTCTATTTTGATTTAATAGGACGCAATAAAGGTCGTGGCCATATCCAATGTGATGCCATAATCATGCATAACGCACAGGTTCTCTCCACCCCAAGAATTTCCGCACATCATAGTGAAGCACAGCTCGTGCATGAGGCCGCAATAGGGAGAATAGAATCAGAGCAGCTGATTAAGCTAATGTCCCTAGGTTTCTCAGAACAGGAAGCAGAAGACACTATCTTAAACGGTTTTCTTAAATAG
- a CDS encoding ABC transporter ATP-binding protein, whose protein sequence is MLQLQKVSLEIQGDIDFEILKNINLEFHEKKIYVVTGPNGGGKSSLAKTIMGVYNPTSGQILLDGIDITAKNITDRARLGIGYAFQSPPRFKGIKVKELLKMAASHNPEKVNICDLLYDVGLCAQDYLNRDVDTSLSGGEMKRIEIATVLARNLKVAVFDEPEAGIDLWSFQKLAETFKNIHSKYDTTIILISHQERIMELADEIIIMSNGTVSAQSERDIILAGIMNNDSCACSAKCVKGVGQNAECVG, encoded by the coding sequence ATGCTTCAGCTTCAAAAAGTATCTCTTGAAATACAAGGAGATATCGATTTTGAAATTCTAAAGAATATCAATTTAGAGTTTCATGAGAAAAAAATATATGTTGTTACCGGCCCTAATGGAGGAGGAAAGTCCTCTCTAGCTAAAACTATTATGGGGGTTTACAATCCCACCTCAGGTCAAATCTTACTAGACGGAATAGACATTACAGCTAAAAATATTACAGATAGAGCTCGCCTGGGCATTGGATATGCTTTTCAAAGCCCTCCTCGCTTTAAAGGAATCAAAGTAAAAGAGCTCTTGAAAATGGCCGCCTCCCATAATCCAGAAAAAGTAAATATTTGCGACCTACTCTACGACGTCGGCTTGTGTGCCCAAGACTATTTAAACCGTGATGTTGATACAAGTCTCTCAGGCGGAGAAATGAAAAGAATCGAGATCGCTACAGTACTGGCCAGAAATCTAAAGGTTGCCGTTTTTGATGAACCCGAAGCAGGAATCGACTTATGGAGTTTTCAAAAACTCGCTGAGACCTTTAAGAATATCCACTCGAAGTATGATACAACAATCATACTCATTTCCCATCAAGAGCGTATTATGGAACTTGCTGATGAGATTATAATTATGTCCAATGGTACGGTCAGTGCACAATCAGAGCGAGATATAATCCTTGCCGGAATTATGAATAATGATTCTTGCGCATGTAGTGCTAAATGCGTGAAAGGGGTTGGTCAAAATGCTGAATGCGTTGGATAA
- a CDS encoding cytochrome c3 family protein — MKYLSSKTKKWLLIGVPLLVLFGFFVVAQYERTSTTYYCGTTCHIMKPPYETSFHSVHRETNGVGCKDCHIPHDNILEQIVYKGYSGARDYYKNTFAPPDVLHTKEWSRNILQRNCLRCHSTVVSRINTSDGKQCFECHRGEPHEPPTMPFSSQPIHTAIR; from the coding sequence ATGAAATATCTATCTAGCAAAACAAAAAAATGGCTCCTGATAGGTGTGCCATTACTTGTACTCTTTGGATTCTTTGTGGTTGCTCAGTACGAACGCACATCGACTACTTATTATTGTGGAACAACCTGTCATATTATGAAGCCGCCGTATGAAACCTCTTTTCACAGTGTCCACAGGGAAACAAATGGGGTAGGCTGCAAAGATTGCCACATACCACATGATAATATCCTCGAACAAATTGTCTACAAGGGGTATTCAGGGGCCAGAGATTATTATAAAAACACCTTTGCTCCACCGGATGTCTTACACACAAAAGAATGGAGTAGGAACATTCTCCAACGCAACTGCCTGCGCTGTCATTCTACCGTTGTTTCCAGAATCAATACCAGTGACGGAAAACAATGTTTTGAGTGTCATCGTGGAGAACCCCATGAGCCCCCAACAATGCCCTTCTCTAGTCAACCAATACATACAGCGATTCGCTGA
- a CDS encoding GNAT family N-acetyltransferase, with protein sequence MKQLMNTRLANFKLRYAKVDDVPLILSFIKELADYEKMLDQVVATEEILRESLFELKKAEVLIGEYEERPIAFALFFHNFSTFLGRPGIYLEDLYVKPEMRGEGIGKIILSQLAKIAIERKCGRLEWWCLDWNEPSIEFYKSKGAVPMDDWTVYRVTNEALVKLAKD encoded by the coding sequence ATGAAGCAGCTTATGAACACAAGACTGGCAAACTTTAAGCTGAGATATGCTAAAGTAGACGATGTCCCGCTGATATTATCTTTTATTAAAGAATTAGCGGACTATGAGAAAATGCTCGACCAAGTAGTAGCTACAGAAGAAATTCTAAGAGAATCCTTATTCGAGCTGAAAAAAGCAGAGGTTCTTATCGGTGAGTATGAGGAAAGACCGATAGCCTTCGCCTTGTTCTTCCACAATTTTTCGACATTTCTAGGAAGGCCAGGTATATATTTGGAGGATTTATACGTTAAACCAGAAATGCGAGGTGAAGGGATAGGTAAGATCATTTTATCTCAGCTTGCGAAAATCGCGATTGAGAGGAAGTGTGGCCGATTAGAATGGTGGTGTCTCGATTGGAACGAACCTTCTATTGAGTTCTATAAAAGCAAGGGGGCTGTTCCAATGGACGATTGGACTGTTTATAGAGTAACAAATGAAGCTTTAGTTAAACTAGCAAAAGACTAG
- a CDS encoding FUSC family protein, with amino-acid sequence MVIGARTIKTGLAVATALFICRAFNIEPASFAAISAVVNMQPSFSKSLNNAWEQISIHLLAVVFSLVMGLLLGTNPIIIGSTVIFLILVCNRLGWSGGMVMGIVSIIFILDSPRETFLTHALYRSLSIFVGLGVALFINRILAPPRYKSKLMNDLNTLVHVTSRYFLESLYAFIHAGDLTYYQKPDPAEQKNLLDEVTSLYEHAREEITPEEHPHFIERLLEICRGFIERGESINQMTDQRVARRRETYTPAELHEITLEFQEILGVLSMGYEKLDELIISLTLGIRGKKSTGTYVEDIAYWELFDQAIDNWNRKVNGVFYLRALMEVSVVATELRWANRRTIYLLNTINKQSQKNQ; translated from the coding sequence ATGGTTATCGGAGCCCGAACTATCAAAACAGGACTTGCTGTTGCGACAGCACTCTTTATTTGCAGAGCATTTAACATTGAACCTGCTTCCTTTGCGGCAATTTCCGCGGTTGTAAATATGCAGCCTTCTTTTAGTAAATCTCTCAATAATGCTTGGGAACAAATCAGCATCCATCTACTCGCTGTGGTTTTTTCATTAGTGATGGGATTACTTTTGGGTACAAATCCCATTATTATTGGATCCACAGTCATATTTTTAATCCTAGTTTGCAACAGGTTAGGCTGGTCGGGTGGAATGGTTATGGGGATTGTTTCTATTATTTTTATCTTAGATTCTCCTCGGGAAACATTTCTCACTCATGCCTTATATCGGTCTCTCAGTATCTTCGTCGGTCTCGGAGTGGCACTGTTTATTAACCGAATTTTGGCACCTCCTAGGTATAAGTCAAAATTAATGAATGATCTCAACACTCTAGTCCACGTTACTTCCAGATATTTTTTAGAGAGTCTTTATGCATTTATCCATGCAGGAGATTTAACCTATTATCAGAAGCCTGATCCCGCAGAACAAAAAAATCTCCTGGACGAAGTGACTAGCCTCTATGAACATGCCAGGGAAGAGATAACTCCCGAAGAGCACCCCCACTTTATAGAACGTTTATTGGAAATATGCCGTGGCTTTATCGAACGCGGAGAAAGTATTAATCAAATGACAGATCAGAGAGTTGCGCGCAGAAGAGAAACCTATACCCCTGCTGAGCTTCATGAAATAACCTTAGAATTCCAAGAAATTCTTGGTGTTTTATCCATGGGATACGAAAAGCTGGATGAATTAATTATTTCCCTTACCTTAGGCATCCGAGGGAAGAAAAGCACCGGCACCTACGTGGAAGATATCGCCTATTGGGAGTTATTTGACCAAGCCATTGACAATTGGAATCGAAAAGTCAACGGGGTCTTCTATTTAAGAGCTTTAATGGAAGTATCTGTTGTCGCCACAGAATTGCGTTGGGCAAATCGAAGAACAATATATTTGCTTAACACGATTAATAAACAATCACAGAAAAATCAGTAA
- the trkA gene encoding Trk system potassium transporter TrkA codes for MHIVIVGAGKVGFSLAQRLSEEGHEITVIENDEERRLIVQNNLDVMTISGNGASPQVLADFGLLKADLMVAVTDRDEVNMIACMAAKQAGVSRTIARVRNQEYAGKNQLEFNKALGIDLTINPEMVTAVEISRILLTPAALDVEDFGDGKVRLLEVRIRAESPYVNIQLKKLTLPDRILVVGILRQNRMIIPHGTDYLLPQDSVFFVGAQSAIEKFSEQFSETKTKIERVMIIGAGRIGRHLAKILDQVGISVKVIEKSRERCNELAKIINKGLVLCGDGTDIDLLIEEGVGETDAVVCLTSDDKLNLLLALLAKDLGTQKTIVRVGRAEYMSLMGKVGVDVILSPRLLTAGVILRQVRQGEIVSVSLLEGAKAEAIEIVVSAKASLIGRKLKDAKIPDNILIGALVRGNELIIPDGNTMLQPGDRVVVFTLPNLVKKVSKLF; via the coding sequence ATGCATATTGTCATAGTTGGGGCTGGAAAAGTAGGCTTTAGTTTAGCCCAGCGTTTATCTGAAGAGGGGCATGAAATTACGGTAATTGAGAATGATGAGGAACGGCGCCTTATTGTCCAGAACAATTTGGATGTAATGACAATCAGCGGCAATGGAGCAAGTCCACAGGTTCTAGCTGATTTTGGATTATTAAAGGCTGACCTAATGGTTGCCGTGACAGATCGAGATGAAGTTAACATGATTGCCTGTATGGCTGCTAAACAAGCAGGCGTTTCCCGCACTATAGCTCGGGTAAGAAATCAAGAATATGCCGGAAAAAATCAGCTTGAATTCAACAAAGCCTTAGGAATTGACTTAACGATAAATCCAGAAATGGTAACGGCCGTAGAAATTAGTCGCATCCTCCTCACGCCTGCTGCTTTGGATGTTGAAGACTTTGGAGACGGTAAGGTGCGTCTTTTGGAAGTCCGGATTAGAGCAGAGTCTCCCTATGTTAATATTCAGCTGAAAAAACTGACTTTGCCGGATCGAATTTTGGTTGTAGGTATATTACGACAAAATAGAATGATTATTCCTCATGGTACGGATTACTTATTGCCCCAAGACAGTGTTTTCTTCGTTGGAGCACAGTCTGCAATTGAGAAGTTCAGCGAACAATTCTCTGAGACAAAAACAAAGATAGAAAGAGTTATGATTATTGGTGCAGGCCGAATAGGAAGACATCTTGCGAAAATTCTCGATCAGGTTGGGATATCAGTCAAAGTTATAGAAAAAAGTCGCGAACGCTGCAACGAATTGGCGAAAATCATTAATAAAGGGCTTGTGCTCTGTGGCGATGGGACGGATATTGACCTCCTAATCGAAGAGGGCGTTGGAGAAACAGATGCTGTAGTTTGCCTGACCAGTGATGATAAACTCAATTTGTTGCTTGCTCTTTTAGCCAAAGACTTGGGAACGCAAAAGACAATTGTTCGTGTGGGGCGTGCCGAGTATATGTCACTAATGGGTAAGGTTGGGGTCGATGTGATCTTATCTCCTAGACTTCTAACAGCAGGAGTTATTTTACGGCAGGTACGACAAGGGGAAATTGTCTCGGTGTCATTGCTTGAAGGAGCAAAAGCAGAGGCCATAGAAATTGTAGTCTCAGCAAAAGCGTCGCTAATCGGTCGTAAGCTTAAAGATGCTAAGATACCAGACAACATTTTGATTGGCGCTCTTGTTCGCGGAAATGAGTTAATTATTCCTGATGGAAACACTATGCTTCAGCCTGGAGATCGAGTAGTGGTTTTCACGCTTCCGAACTTGGTGAAGAAAGTCAGCAAATTATTTTAA
- the cax gene encoding calcium/proton exchanger, which translates to MKYLNLLLLAIPISIFLHLSGHSPVLQFVAACLSIIPLSGYMGKATEEIAIYVGPRLGGLLNATFGNAAELIITVFALKAGLVEVVKASITGSIIGNLLLVLGLSMLLGGFKYKIQKFNRAAAGMHTAMLLMAVTGLIIPAVFLNTHSNPAAEPLSLGVAGILMIVYILSLVFSLHTHKDVFRPSQECSDSPSWSKPKSLLILLIATFFVVIESELLVEGIDPVVNTLGISELFIGVIVIPIIGNAAEHSTSVLMAMKNKMDISLEIAIGSSTQIALFVAPLLVFLGYFIGQPLDLLFTGYELIVIIMGTVITAMISMDGRSNWLEGAQLLAAYSIMALAFLFV; encoded by the coding sequence TTGAAATATCTCAATCTATTATTGTTAGCTATTCCGATCAGTATTTTTTTGCATCTTTCCGGTCATTCACCCGTCTTACAGTTTGTTGCCGCTTGTTTGAGTATAATTCCACTTTCCGGATACATGGGCAAGGCAACTGAGGAAATCGCCATCTATGTTGGGCCAAGATTGGGGGGGTTGTTGAATGCTACTTTTGGCAACGCAGCAGAACTTATTATCACCGTTTTTGCCCTAAAAGCTGGATTAGTTGAAGTCGTAAAAGCTTCCATTACAGGTTCTATTATAGGAAATCTTCTTTTAGTGTTAGGGCTGAGCATGCTTCTAGGTGGTTTTAAGTACAAAATCCAGAAATTCAATAGGGCAGCAGCTGGTATGCATACCGCTATGCTCCTGATGGCAGTGACGGGGCTGATCATCCCGGCAGTCTTCCTCAACACACATTCTAATCCTGCTGCCGAGCCCCTAAGCCTGGGAGTTGCAGGAATCCTTATGATTGTCTATATCCTTAGTTTGGTTTTTTCTTTACATACGCACAAAGACGTTTTTCGACCAAGCCAAGAGTGTTCAGATTCTCCCAGTTGGTCAAAACCTAAATCTCTTTTAATTCTACTTATCGCTACTTTTTTTGTAGTGATAGAAAGTGAACTACTGGTAGAAGGAATTGATCCCGTGGTAAACACCTTAGGCATTAGTGAGCTGTTTATTGGAGTTATAGTCATACCAATCATCGGCAATGCCGCTGAACATTCAACAAGTGTCCTGATGGCTATGAAGAATAAAATGGATATCAGCTTAGAAATTGCAATAGGTTCAAGTACCCAGATTGCACTCTTTGTCGCTCCTTTATTAGTTTTCCTGGGTTATTTTATTGGCCAACCTCTTGACTTATTGTTTACAGGATATGAACTTATCGTCATTATTATGGGCACAGTAATAACTGCCATGATAAGTATGGATGGACGTTCAAACTGGTTAGAGGGTGCACAACTGCTGGCAGCTTATTCTATTATGGCCTTAGCATTTTTGTTTGTCTAG
- a CDS encoding HAD family hydrolase, whose product MNLKGIIFDLDGTLINSLPVVRTSLSRTLLKFTGREYSDKELSSLFGPSEEGIFKKLFPDIWEESLQYYLDEYDNLHVDYAEPFPGITEALTLLQERKIKLALVSGKGAGSMKISLQHSGLEHFFETIITGSELRASKPEHIYQILNCWHLSPKEAAYVGDIAYDVHAAKEVGVLSISALWAETAQIQKVLATNPEYSFAKVELFIDWIKKNFP is encoded by the coding sequence ATGAATCTCAAGGGCATTATATTTGATCTGGATGGTACACTAATCAATTCTCTTCCTGTAGTACGAACCAGTTTAAGCCGAACATTATTAAAGTTTACTGGTCGTGAATACTCTGACAAAGAGTTATCGTCTCTATTTGGCCCTTCTGAAGAAGGCATTTTCAAAAAACTGTTTCCGGATATTTGGGAGGAGAGTCTTCAGTATTACCTAGACGAATACGACAACCTCCATGTTGATTATGCGGAACCCTTTCCGGGTATTACAGAAGCTCTAACTCTATTGCAAGAGCGCAAAATAAAATTAGCCCTCGTATCCGGCAAGGGCGCTGGCAGCATGAAAATATCTTTACAGCACTCCGGACTTGAACACTTCTTTGAAACGATTATCACTGGTTCCGAACTTCGAGCCAGTAAACCAGAACATATTTACCAAATTCTAAATTGTTGGCATTTATCACCTAAAGAAGCAGCTTATGTTGGTGATATTGCCTATGATGTTCACGCCGCTAAGGAAGTTGGTGTTCTATCAATCAGTGCTCTGTGGGCTGAAACTGCTCAGATTCAAAAAGTATTGGCAACAAATCCTGAATACTCTTTTGCTAAGGTCGAATTGTTTATTGATTGGATCAAGAAAAACTTTCCTTGA
- a CDS encoding ammonia-forming cytochrome c nitrite reductase subunit c552: MFKTWRSFLLLSLMLMLFGFLALGCKQQSPTPPTTATIPEGELDPAVWGKAYPDHYASYLEQKEQIKGNSKYGGSVPESHLKESPAQVKLFAGYPFSEDYNEERGHVWALEDVTRTLRVGPKTVSSCWNCKSPNVKPLVDKMGDSFWATPFADLKDQIKHPIACANCHDSQTMELKITSVPLLDALKTRGIDPTKFSRQEMRTMVCAQCHVEYYFKPDNKKVTFPWNYGLRMDDAEKLYTELNFKDWDHKESQAPMLKAQHPDYELFSTGVHAANGVACADCHMPYVKQGQSKISSHHLQSPLNHISQSCQTCHKQSEEYLKNQVIGTQDQVYKAKVALETALTDAINSITTASNNPAAKADMMNEARNLHRKAQWRWDYISAENSMGWHSPKEALRILGEGLDLARQAQLKANLGVGANVTGAANPDAGKTPGSGTAVDAAGQGTAPKQ, encoded by the coding sequence ATGTTTAAAACCTGGCGCAGCTTTCTATTGCTCAGTCTAATGCTAATGTTGTTCGGATTCCTGGCACTTGGTTGCAAGCAACAATCGCCTACTCCTCCTACAACGGCTACTATTCCTGAAGGAGAATTAGATCCTGCCGTGTGGGGAAAGGCCTACCCTGATCATTATGCCAGTTATCTGGAACAAAAAGAACAAATAAAAGGCAACTCCAAGTATGGCGGTTCCGTACCCGAATCCCATCTCAAAGAATCTCCTGCTCAAGTAAAGTTATTCGCCGGATATCCTTTCTCTGAAGATTACAATGAAGAAAGAGGTCACGTCTGGGCCTTAGAAGATGTCACCAGAACGCTTCGGGTCGGGCCAAAAACTGTTAGCTCTTGCTGGAATTGCAAAAGCCCTAATGTTAAACCCCTTGTTGACAAAATGGGAGACTCTTTCTGGGCGACCCCTTTTGCTGATTTAAAGGATCAAATCAAACATCCAATTGCCTGTGCAAACTGCCACGACTCACAAACAATGGAACTAAAAATTACGAGCGTTCCCCTTCTTGATGCTTTGAAAACCAGAGGAATCGACCCTACAAAATTTAGCCGGCAAGAAATGCGAACCATGGTCTGCGCCCAATGCCACGTCGAGTATTATTTCAAACCCGATAACAAGAAAGTCACCTTTCCCTGGAACTATGGATTGCGCATGGATGATGCAGAAAAGCTATATACTGAGCTAAATTTTAAAGATTGGGATCATAAAGAAAGTCAGGCACCAATGCTTAAGGCTCAGCACCCAGATTATGAACTCTTCTCAACAGGTGTACACGCTGCAAATGGCGTGGCCTGTGCGGATTGCCATATGCCCTATGTAAAACAAGGTCAAAGCAAAATATCCTCGCATCATCTTCAAAGCCCTCTTAATCATATTTCCCAATCCTGTCAAACCTGCCATAAACAAAGCGAAGAGTATTTAAAAAACCAAGTTATTGGCACCCAGGATCAAGTTTATAAAGCAAAGGTTGCCTTAGAAACTGCACTTACCGACGCTATTAATTCTATTACAACAGCGTCTAACAATCCTGCTGCCAAAGCTGATATGATGAATGAAGCCAGAAATCTACACCGTAAAGCCCAGTGGAGATGGGATTATATCTCTGCAGAAAACAGTATGGGGTGGCACAGCCCTAAAGAAGCCCTACGCATACTTGGTGAAGGCCTTGATCTGGCCCGTCAGGCACAACTAAAAGCTAACCTCGGGGTCGGCGCAAACGTTACAGGTGCTGCTAATCCTGACGCAGGAAAAACGCCGGGTTCAGGCACTGCCGTTGATGCGGCAGGTCAAGGTACTGCACCAAAGCAGTAA
- a CDS encoding universal stress protein, with product MFKRILVPTDGSESSRRALKSALEIAKKFNSEIELFHVTPTPEAYYGYHMGFTSIIDQEQIDKSGELALEITLKGIDIGNVHLTKKHISGHAASGILDEVRREFDLVVMGTVGHGALTGALIGSVTQRVMAQSPCPVLIVK from the coding sequence ATGTTCAAAAGGATTCTAGTACCTACAGACGGTTCTGAATCATCACGTCGCGCCCTTAAGTCAGCTTTAGAAATAGCTAAAAAGTTCAACTCAGAAATTGAGCTTTTTCATGTGACCCCAACTCCTGAAGCTTATTATGGGTATCATATGGGATTTACTAGCATCATAGATCAGGAGCAAATTGACAAGAGTGGAGAGTTAGCCTTGGAAATCACACTCAAAGGCATTGACATCGGAAATGTTCACTTGACAAAGAAGCATATATCCGGGCACGCTGCCAGTGGCATCTTAGATGAAGTAAGAAGAGAATTTGACCTGGTGGTTATGGGCACAGTTGGTCACGGTGCACTTACCGGAGCACTTATCGGAAGTGTCACTCAACGGGTTATGGCTCAATCCCCTTGTCCGGTGCTGATCGTTAAATAA
- a CDS encoding L,D-transpeptidase: MSNSRLKANLFNLDKGYYLSKNDPLFWNKLFQRQTDNPEAMFHVGMAAEREAKDYLEKYYTTRVDKYLNLYRKTIARSCNLVKSSFQKGFIHARLDFLRIEREMHLTELRIAELNRPTSYSKKQIILIFISAVILSILGAYVFLPHTESLTMNEHNHAYMLPYEVIEGIPPELTIISDNQLVINIPEKDSTKEKIVNALIERLKMEYEMSPLTATQVIAVDDKDREIGRAIWEGKGENIQVYISTIKTETALDNKEVQLWETTTVIRSALYQFVKKNGYLPKDLSGLNQAYPNNYLTEFPQEPYKMKNTVTTSPTRDGGWLFSYMEFSADMDLVSMVKKALKPNLSYDKDIPFMPLRILIDKANNNLFVLSENRIIRNYPVALGKDNSTPEGKLFISKKVVNPDKNVPKDRNVYGTRAMELANMNYAIHGTNTPSTIGQNISQGCVRMNNSEMEELYAMIPLNTEVEIFYNLSDIIPIESDGYVPPRNLYSNSGNLREEDPFTDYHWAD, encoded by the coding sequence ATGTCTAATTCTAGACTGAAAGCGAACTTGTTCAATTTAGATAAGGGTTATTACCTATCCAAAAATGATCCGCTGTTTTGGAATAAGCTATTTCAGAGACAGACTGACAATCCCGAGGCCATGTTCCATGTTGGAATGGCTGCAGAACGAGAAGCCAAGGACTACTTAGAAAAATACTATACGACAAGAGTTGACAAGTATCTAAACTTATATCGCAAAACAATAGCGCGCTCATGCAATTTGGTAAAAAGTTCATTTCAGAAGGGATTTATACATGCTCGACTGGATTTTCTAAGAATTGAACGAGAAATGCACCTAACTGAATTGAGGATAGCTGAGCTAAATCGACCTACCTCTTATAGTAAGAAACAAATAATCCTAATCTTTATTTCTGCTGTTATTTTAAGTATTCTAGGCGCATACGTTTTTTTACCTCATACGGAATCATTGACTATGAATGAACATAATCACGCCTATATGTTGCCTTATGAAGTCATAGAAGGCATCCCCCCTGAACTAACAATAATCAGCGATAATCAATTAGTGATAAATATTCCTGAAAAAGATTCAACTAAAGAGAAGATAGTAAATGCACTCATTGAGAGACTAAAGATGGAATATGAAATGAGTCCTCTAACTGCAACACAAGTAATCGCTGTAGATGATAAGGATCGTGAAATTGGCAGAGCAATCTGGGAGGGGAAGGGAGAAAATATTCAAGTTTATATTTCCACTATCAAGACTGAAACAGCTCTCGATAACAAAGAAGTTCAACTCTGGGAGACTACAACAGTTATTAGGAGTGCTTTGTACCAATTCGTTAAAAAGAATGGATATTTGCCTAAAGATTTGTCTGGGCTTAATCAAGCCTACCCTAATAATTACCTAACAGAATTCCCTCAAGAACCATATAAAATGAAAAATACTGTCACTACCTCACCGACAAGAGATGGGGGGTGGCTCTTTTCGTATATGGAGTTTTCAGCGGATATGGATCTAGTTTCTATGGTTAAAAAAGCCCTAAAACCAAACCTTTCCTATGATAAGGATATCCCGTTTATGCCCCTACGTATTCTAATTGATAAAGCTAATAATAATTTGTTCGTTTTATCCGAGAATCGGATTATTCGCAACTACCCGGTTGCTCTCGGCAAAGATAATTCAACCCCGGAGGGGAAGCTGTTTATATCTAAAAAAGTTGTGAATCCTGATAAAAATGTTCCTAAAGACAGAAATGTATATGGAACAAGGGCAATGGAGCTGGCCAATATGAACTACGCAATACATGGTACAAATACACCTTCAACTATTGGTCAGAATATCTCTCAGGGCTGTGTTCGGATGAATAATTCTGAGATGGAAGAGTTATATGCGATGATCCCACTTAATACAGAGGTTGAAATATTTTATAATCTATCTGACATAATTCCAATAGAATCTGATGGTTATGTTCCTCCTAGAAACTTATATTCCAATAGTGGCAACTTGAGGGAAGAAGACCCATTTACAGATTATCACTGGGCAGATTAG